From Actinomyces sp. oral taxon 171 str. F0337, one genomic window encodes:
- a CDS encoding ATP-binding protein has translation MTAGSSGWSAPETKQVLRPAAEERWADELAALAAADAQRGAEIPRGWRLSPHSVRTFIVGDEDLGVTRKFYGDDPLVDRAIVTLLGRQGLMLVGEPGTAKSMLSELLAAAVCGASTLTIQGSAGTTEDHVRYSWNYALLIAEGPTRRALVPSPVYQAMEQGSIVRFEEITRCPPEIQDTLVSVLSEKQLMVPELGDGFRVSAAQGFNVIATANLRDRGVHEMSSALKRRFNFETVRPIADRAFEADLIARALDAELGEQRVPMSPQVLGVLVTAFADLRTGTTQAGTPVKRPETVMSTAEAVNVGVAASLSARYLGDGMVRASDIARQMVGVALKGEDEDATRIRFYLDSVVRERAESSAEWRDFLVASQGLWE, from the coding sequence ATGACCGCAGGATCGAGCGGGTGGTCTGCGCCTGAGACGAAGCAGGTGCTGCGTCCTGCCGCTGAGGAGCGGTGGGCCGATGAGCTGGCCGCCCTGGCCGCCGCCGATGCTCAGCGCGGTGCGGAGATCCCCCGGGGGTGGCGCCTGTCGCCCCACTCGGTGCGCACCTTCATCGTTGGGGACGAGGACCTCGGCGTCACCCGGAAGTTCTACGGGGACGACCCGCTCGTCGACCGGGCGATCGTGACGCTGCTCGGACGCCAGGGCCTCATGCTCGTCGGCGAGCCGGGAACCGCGAAGTCCATGCTCTCTGAGCTTCTTGCCGCAGCGGTCTGCGGTGCCTCGACTCTGACCATTCAGGGCTCGGCAGGCACCACCGAGGACCACGTCCGCTACTCATGGAACTACGCGCTCCTCATTGCCGAGGGCCCCACGCGCAGGGCCCTGGTGCCCTCGCCGGTCTACCAGGCCATGGAGCAGGGCAGCATCGTGCGCTTCGAGGAGATCACTCGCTGCCCGCCCGAGATCCAGGACACGCTCGTCTCCGTGCTCTCCGAGAAGCAGCTCATGGTTCCGGAGCTGGGAGACGGGTTCCGCGTCAGTGCGGCTCAGGGATTCAACGTCATCGCCACCGCGAACCTGCGGGACCGGGGCGTCCACGAGATGTCCTCCGCGCTCAAGCGGCGCTTCAACTTCGAGACGGTCCGCCCCATCGCCGACCGCGCCTTCGAGGCCGATCTCATTGCTCGTGCCCTGGATGCCGAGCTCGGTGAGCAGCGGGTGCCCATGAGTCCCCAGGTACTCGGCGTCCTGGTCACCGCCTTCGCCGACCTGCGCACCGGGACCACGCAGGCCGGCACCCCGGTCAAGCGCCCCGAGACCGTCATGTCCACCGCCGAGGCCGTCAACGTCGGTGTGGCTGCGTCGTTGAGTGCCCGCTACCTCGGCGACGGCATGGTGAGGGCATCCGATATCGCCCGCCAGATGGTGGGAGTGGCACTCAAGGGCGAGGACGAGGACGCCACCCGTATCCGTTTCTACCTCGACTCGGTGGTGCGTGAACGGGCGGAGAGCAGCGCCGAGTGGAGAGACTTCCTGGTCGCCTCCCAAGGACTATGGGAGTGA
- a CDS encoding electron transfer flavoprotein subunit alpha/FixB family protein, with amino-acid sequence MLDAPLLVLVDLETAEAAPTGPSLELLTAARELTSGDVFALALQPLGEPVRAALAGAGATRLLTADLGESAHLPATAADAVVAAVGAVQPAAVLVVSDYRGKELAGRAAIVLGSACVSDATALEAVGAGDDSVLRASKLVLSGSWSTTASVGSGGSAPIIALRPGIAEVAAADGAPLTAEPLEVPVSAEAAAVRLVSREATSVASGPALTEARTVVVGGRGVDGDFDLVRSLAQPLGAAVGATRVACDEGWIERSAQIGQTGETISSRLYIGLGVSGAVHHTSGIQGAGTVVAICDDSEAPIFEMADFGVVGDVTEVVPQLVEELATLRG; translated from the coding sequence ATGCTCGATGCCCCCCTCCTCGTCCTCGTCGACCTCGAGACCGCCGAGGCCGCCCCCACCGGCCCCAGCCTGGAGCTGCTCACCGCCGCCCGGGAGCTGACTAGCGGCGATGTCTTCGCCCTGGCACTTCAGCCCCTGGGTGAGCCGGTCCGTGCGGCCCTGGCCGGCGCCGGAGCCACCCGGCTGCTGACCGCCGACCTGGGCGAATCCGCCCACCTGCCCGCCACCGCGGCCGACGCCGTTGTGGCGGCCGTCGGCGCCGTCCAGCCCGCAGCGGTCCTGGTCGTCTCCGACTACCGGGGCAAGGAGCTGGCCGGGCGAGCCGCCATCGTACTCGGCTCGGCCTGCGTCTCCGACGCCACCGCCCTGGAGGCGGTCGGTGCGGGCGACGACTCCGTGCTGCGCGCCTCCAAGCTGGTCCTGTCCGGCTCCTGGTCCACCACCGCCTCCGTCGGCTCGGGCGGCAGCGCCCCGATCATCGCCCTGCGCCCCGGGATCGCAGAGGTCGCCGCAGCCGACGGCGCGCCACTGACCGCCGAGCCCCTCGAGGTGCCCGTCAGTGCTGAGGCCGCCGCTGTTCGCCTCGTCTCGCGCGAGGCCACCTCCGTCGCCTCCGGCCCGGCCCTGACCGAGGCTCGCACCGTCGTCGTGGGCGGCCGCGGCGTGGACGGCGACTTCGACCTGGTCCGTTCCCTGGCCCAGCCGCTCGGCGCCGCCGTCGGAGCCACCCGCGTGGCCTGCGACGAGGGCTGGATCGAGCGCAGCGCCCAGATCGGCCAGACCGGCGAGACCATCTCCTCGCGTCTGTACATCGGCCTGGGCGTCTCCGGCGCCGTCCACCACACCAGCGGCATCCAGGGCGCAGGCACCGTCGTCGCCATCTGTGACGACTCCGAGGCCCCGATCTTCGAGATGGCCGACTTCGGCGTCGTCGGTGACGTCACCGAGGTCGTGCCCCAGCTCGTCGAGGAGCTCGCCACGCTGCGCGGCTGA
- a CDS encoding electron transfer flavoprotein subunit beta/FixA family protein: protein MRIVVCIKHVPDVQSERRIEDGRLVRGEEDVLNELDENAVEAAVCLAEEADGEVIALTMGPEDAEDGVRRALQMGADSGVVVADDDLAGADVVTTARVLANAIERIGEVDLVVTGMASLDSMTSMLPGALAAALHRPALTLANHLEVDGGAVTVTRTVGTVREVLSAPLPALVSVTDQANEPRYPNFAAMRAAKKKPIDFWDASGLGLQIAEPAVAVVDDEARPAREAGIIRTDAGEAGRELAAWLVENKLV from the coding sequence ATGAGAATCGTGGTCTGCATCAAGCACGTTCCCGACGTGCAGTCCGAGCGTCGTATCGAGGACGGTCGGCTCGTGCGCGGCGAGGAGGACGTCCTCAACGAGCTCGACGAGAACGCCGTCGAGGCCGCCGTCTGTCTGGCCGAGGAGGCCGACGGCGAGGTTATCGCACTGACCATGGGACCTGAGGACGCTGAGGACGGGGTGCGTCGTGCCCTGCAGATGGGCGCCGACTCCGGGGTCGTCGTCGCCGACGACGACCTGGCCGGAGCCGACGTCGTCACCACCGCCCGGGTCCTGGCCAACGCCATCGAGCGCATCGGTGAGGTCGACCTGGTCGTCACCGGAATGGCCTCCCTGGACTCCATGACCTCCATGCTGCCCGGTGCCCTGGCCGCCGCCCTGCACCGTCCGGCCCTGACGCTTGCCAACCACCTCGAGGTCGACGGCGGCGCCGTGACCGTCACCCGCACCGTGGGCACCGTCCGCGAGGTCCTCAGCGCTCCGCTGCCCGCGCTCGTCAGCGTCACCGATCAGGCCAACGAGCCCCGCTACCCCAACTTCGCCGCCATGCGCGCCGCGAAGAAGAAGCCCATCGACTTCTGGGACGCCTCCGGGCTCGGCCTCCAGATCGCCGAACCGGCCGTCGCAGTCGTCGACGACGAGGCCCGACCCGCCCGCGAGGCCGGCATCATCCGCACCGACGCCGGCGAGGCGGGCCGAGAGCTCGCCGCCTGGCTCGTGGAGAACAAGCTCGTCTGA
- the glgX gene encoding glycogen debranching protein GlgX — MSSMPEPAPAPRAELPAAPDHGLGVALNGDGADFAVHAPHATAVDLCLLTTDADGAVVDETRIGMHGPSRGLWSAHVPGVGAGQRYGYRVHGPWNPHEGLLYNPRKLLLDPYARALDGRVDLGPALYAHEVTDDLVPAAEPWLPSHLDSAGSTAVGVVTGDTFPVVPGPRVPRERTIIYEAHVKGLTYKLPGVPEKLRGTYAGLAHSVTVEHLKGLGITTIELLPIHASVTEPFLTKRGLTNYWGYSTLSYFAPEPSYATAAARAAGPQAVLDEVRGMVSMLHEAGLEVVLDVVYNHTCEGGVDGPSLSLRGLDNLDYYLHAPYLPAQYMDVTGTGNTVDFRATGAIRLVLDSLRYWVTEVGVDGFRFDLATTLGRHAAEFSPRHPLLTAIATDPVLSTVKLISEPWDVGPGGWRTGQFPEPFQDWNDHFRDTTRSFWLHDASEISKGRLGSDLRDLATRLSGSADLFSHGEFPGGRGPLGSVNFVAAHDGFTLRDLVVYDHKHNLANKEDNRDGNSNNRSWNHGFEGDVVEGINGGPIEVLRRRSMRNLLATVLLSAGTPMLVAGDEMGRTQQGNNNCYCQDSVLSWVDWNLEVWQRDLVATARFLIHLRQTHPVARPSRFATGQVLEGDTIPDLAWYRADAVPMDGDSWHDPHTRVVQMLRSGHPWNDDDMLVVINGALDQVDVVLPEGRGTDWHLSWDSTWAVPQPHTAPFSQARRVSRSPQDAEADVIIETDNSGEVKDVRTVTGSADGHTAESLTDCHQDRPGDTTMLEPLSLRVYFSGEPLENLTPGTETD; from the coding sequence ATGTCTTCGATGCCAGAGCCCGCTCCAGCACCGCGCGCCGAGCTGCCAGCAGCTCCTGACCACGGCCTGGGCGTCGCTCTGAACGGAGACGGGGCGGACTTCGCGGTCCACGCCCCGCACGCAACGGCCGTGGACCTGTGCCTGCTGACCACGGATGCCGACGGCGCCGTGGTGGACGAGACCCGGATCGGGATGCACGGGCCCTCGCGGGGCCTGTGGAGCGCCCACGTTCCCGGAGTCGGAGCCGGCCAGCGCTACGGCTACCGCGTCCACGGGCCCTGGAACCCGCATGAGGGTCTGCTCTACAACCCCCGCAAGCTGCTGCTGGACCCTTACGCCCGCGCCCTGGATGGCCGAGTGGACCTGGGGCCGGCCCTCTACGCCCACGAGGTCACTGACGACCTGGTTCCGGCGGCCGAGCCGTGGCTGCCCTCTCACCTGGACTCGGCGGGCAGCACCGCCGTCGGCGTGGTCACCGGTGATACCTTCCCGGTGGTTCCGGGGCCACGCGTGCCTCGCGAGCGCACCATCATCTACGAGGCCCACGTCAAGGGCCTGACCTACAAGCTTCCCGGTGTGCCCGAGAAGCTGCGCGGCACCTACGCGGGGCTGGCCCACTCGGTGACGGTCGAGCACCTCAAGGGCCTGGGGATCACCACGATCGAGCTGCTGCCGATCCACGCCTCGGTGACCGAGCCCTTCCTGACCAAGCGGGGCCTGACCAACTACTGGGGCTACTCCACGCTCAGCTACTTCGCCCCCGAGCCCTCCTACGCCACGGCCGCGGCACGTGCGGCGGGCCCGCAGGCGGTCCTGGACGAGGTGCGCGGCATGGTCTCCATGCTCCACGAGGCCGGCCTGGAGGTCGTGCTCGACGTCGTCTACAACCACACCTGCGAGGGCGGTGTTGACGGCCCCTCCTTAAGCCTGCGCGGCCTGGACAACCTGGACTACTACCTGCACGCCCCCTACCTGCCGGCGCAGTACATGGACGTCACCGGCACCGGCAACACGGTGGACTTCCGGGCCACGGGGGCGATTCGGCTGGTCCTGGACTCGCTGCGCTACTGGGTCACCGAGGTCGGCGTCGACGGCTTCCGCTTCGACCTGGCGACCACCCTTGGGCGCCATGCCGCGGAGTTCTCGCCGCGCCACCCGCTGCTCACGGCGATCGCCACCGACCCGGTCCTCAGCACCGTCAAGCTCATCAGCGAGCCCTGGGACGTGGGGCCCGGCGGCTGGCGCACCGGCCAGTTCCCCGAGCCCTTCCAGGACTGGAACGACCACTTCCGCGACACCACGCGCTCCTTCTGGCTGCATGACGCCTCGGAGATCTCCAAGGGCCGTCTGGGCTCGGACCTGCGAGACCTGGCGACGCGCCTGTCGGGCAGTGCGGACCTGTTCAGCCACGGGGAGTTCCCCGGCGGTCGCGGCCCGCTGGGCTCGGTCAACTTCGTGGCGGCGCACGACGGCTTCACCCTGCGTGACCTGGTGGTCTACGACCACAAGCACAATCTGGCCAACAAGGAGGACAACCGAGACGGCAACTCCAACAACCGTTCCTGGAACCACGGTTTCGAGGGAGACGTCGTCGAGGGCATCAACGGTGGCCCGATCGAGGTGCTGCGCCGCCGGTCGATGCGCAACCTGCTGGCCACGGTGCTGCTGAGCGCCGGCACCCCCATGCTGGTGGCCGGCGACGAGATGGGACGCACCCAGCAGGGCAACAACAACTGCTACTGCCAGGACTCCGTGCTCTCCTGGGTGGACTGGAACCTGGAGGTCTGGCAGCGCGATCTGGTCGCCACAGCACGCTTCCTCATCCATCTGCGCCAGACCCACCCGGTGGCGCGCCCCTCGCGTTTTGCGACCGGGCAGGTCCTCGAGGGCGACACGATCCCGGACCTGGCCTGGTACCGGGCGGACGCCGTACCGATGGACGGGGACTCCTGGCACGATCCGCACACTCGCGTGGTCCAGATGCTGCGCTCGGGCCACCCCTGGAACGACGACGACATGCTCGTGGTCATCAACGGCGCCCTGGACCAGGTCGACGTCGTCCTGCCCGAGGGGCGCGGGACCGACTGGCACCTGTCCTGGGACTCGACCTGGGCGGTCCCCCAGCCTCATACCGCCCCCTTCTCCCAGGCGCGGCGGGTGAGCCGCAGCCCCCAGGACGCGGAGGCCGATGTCATCATCGAGACGGACAACTCTGGTGAGGTGAAGGACGTCAGGACCGTGACCGGCAGCGCTGACGGCCACACCGCTGAGAGTCTCACTGACTGTCATCAGGACCGTCCGGGCGACACGACGATGCTGGAGCCGCTGTCCCTACGGGTCTACTTCTCCGGTGAGCCGCTCGAGAACCTGACCCCGGGCACCGAGACGGACTGA
- the trpS gene encoding tryptophan--tRNA ligase: protein MTQTPTAAEEALANATNDASLARSIARSAEIEADIAVNPGRYRMFTGVRPTGNMHLGHYFGTMHSWKTIQDAGVDTWILVADYQVITDRDGVGPIRERVLSLVTDALAVGVDPQRSTIFAHSAVPAQNQLMLPFLSLVTESELHRNPTVKSELEATDGRAMSGLLLTYPVHQATDILFCQANLVPVGKDQLPHLEQARLIAQRFDKRYGRAVKEHPVFRRPEALLSEAPMLLGLDGEKMSKSRRNTIELRMSADETAKALKKAKTDSERVITYDPVNRPEVSNLLMLASLCGAGTPEEIAERIGDGGAGTLKKVTTEAVNEFFAPIRARRAELAANEDYLLDVLGQGNARANEVATRTLDDVRTAMQMNY, encoded by the coding sequence ATGACTCAGACCCCCACCGCGGCCGAGGAGGCCCTGGCCAACGCCACCAATGACGCCTCCCTGGCCCGATCGATCGCCCGCTCCGCCGAGATCGAGGCCGATATCGCCGTCAACCCCGGCCGCTACCGGATGTTCACCGGGGTCCGTCCCACCGGGAACATGCACCTGGGCCACTACTTCGGCACCATGCACTCCTGGAAGACGATCCAGGACGCGGGCGTGGACACCTGGATCCTCGTGGCCGACTACCAGGTCATCACCGACCGCGACGGCGTCGGCCCCATTCGCGAGCGGGTCCTGTCCCTGGTCACCGACGCCCTGGCGGTGGGCGTGGACCCGCAGCGCTCGACGATCTTCGCCCACTCGGCGGTCCCGGCCCAGAACCAGCTGATGCTGCCCTTCCTGTCCCTGGTCACCGAGTCCGAGCTGCACCGCAACCCGACGGTGAAGTCCGAGCTGGAGGCCACCGACGGGCGGGCCATGAGCGGCCTGCTGCTCACCTACCCGGTCCACCAGGCCACCGACATCCTCTTCTGCCAGGCCAATCTCGTCCCCGTGGGCAAGGACCAGCTCCCCCACCTGGAGCAGGCCCGGCTCATCGCCCAGCGCTTCGACAAGCGCTACGGGCGGGCCGTCAAGGAGCACCCGGTCTTCCGCCGCCCTGAGGCGCTGCTCAGCGAGGCCCCAATGCTGCTGGGCCTGGACGGGGAGAAGATGAGCAAGTCGCGCCGCAACACGATCGAGCTGCGGATGAGCGCCGATGAGACCGCCAAGGCCCTCAAGAAGGCCAAGACGGACTCCGAGCGCGTCATCACCTACGACCCGGTCAACCGGCCGGAGGTCTCCAACCTGTTGATGCTGGCCTCCCTGTGCGGGGCCGGCACCCCCGAGGAGATCGCCGAGCGCATCGGTGACGGCGGCGCGGGCACGCTCAAGAAGGTCACCACGGAGGCAGTCAACGAGTTCTTCGCCCCCATCCGGGCCCGTCGCGCCGAGCTGGCGGCCAACGAGGACTACCTCCTGGACGTGCTGGGGCAAGGTAATGCCCGGGCCAACGAGGTCGCGACCAGGACGCTCGACGACGTCCGCACCGCCATGCAGATGAACTACTGA
- a CDS encoding alpha-1,4-glucan--maltose-1-phosphate maltosyltransferase, translated as MTPNTTPKAGKKQSTRPSKSSAAPTDASAQGTGTEATPSVPSATSAAPQPAPFSLIGRIPVIEVFPVVEDGRWPAKAVVGEVIPIRATVFREGHDRYGATAVLVRPDGTDGPSARMHDIAPGLDRYEASLAPDAPGDWRFRVEGWSDPYATWSHDAGIKVPAGIDVELMLEEGARVLDRAAVIEGRDEEGLKALNDAVWIMRDPSNPVADRLAAGLSDSVKTALERLPLRDHVSPSAEYPLQVDRERALTGSWYEIFPRSLGSGAGEDGTWHSGTLRSATERLDRIAAMGFDVLYLTPISPIGLTNRKGRNNTLTARPGDPGSPYGIGSPDGGHDAIHPDLGTFEDFDALVARSRELGMEVALDLALQCSPDHPWVTEHPEWFTVLADGSIAYAENPPKKYQDIYPLNFDNDPEGIYQAILEVVRTWIAHGVTIFRVDNPHTKPLPFWQRLIAEIHAESRDVLFLAEAFTRPAMMRTLGMIGFHQSYTYFAWRNTKEELIEYMMELSKDTAHLLRPAFWPTTHDILTPFMTNGKVPAFKLRAVLAATLSPTWGIYSGYELAESTPRPGYEEQIDNEKYEFKPRDFAAARRNGIEDLLTRLNAARAAHPALRQLRDIYFHPTSDDQIIAYSKRVDAFHNPTGKDDVILTVVNLDPHGARAGEVYLNLEALGLPGWVDASRPVVKVSDELTGASYEWSGQNYVRLDPFAGQAAHVFSVEPL; from the coding sequence GTGACTCCGAACACGACGCCGAAGGCCGGCAAGAAGCAGTCCACCCGTCCCTCCAAGTCCTCTGCCGCTCCCACCGATGCATCTGCCCAGGGCACCGGGACGGAGGCCACACCATCGGTCCCGTCCGCGACCTCTGCGGCTCCGCAGCCGGCCCCGTTCTCGCTGATCGGCCGGATCCCGGTGATCGAGGTCTTCCCCGTCGTCGAGGATGGGCGCTGGCCGGCCAAGGCGGTCGTCGGCGAGGTCATCCCGATCCGCGCCACCGTCTTCCGCGAGGGGCACGACCGCTACGGCGCCACCGCGGTGCTGGTGCGTCCCGACGGCACTGACGGCCCCAGTGCCCGGATGCACGACATCGCCCCGGGCCTGGACCGCTATGAGGCCTCCCTGGCGCCCGATGCCCCTGGGGACTGGCGCTTCCGCGTCGAGGGGTGGTCGGACCCGTACGCCACTTGGAGTCACGACGCCGGCATCAAGGTGCCCGCCGGCATCGACGTCGAGCTCATGCTGGAGGAGGGCGCCAGGGTCCTGGACCGGGCCGCGGTCATCGAGGGACGGGACGAGGAGGGCCTCAAGGCCCTCAACGACGCCGTGTGGATCATGCGGGACCCCTCCAACCCCGTGGCCGACCGCCTGGCTGCGGGCCTGTCCGACTCGGTCAAGACCGCCCTGGAGCGACTGCCGCTGCGCGACCACGTCTCCCCCTCCGCCGAGTACCCCCTCCAGGTGGACCGCGAGCGCGCCCTGACCGGCTCCTGGTATGAGATCTTCCCGCGCTCGCTGGGCTCGGGGGCCGGCGAGGACGGTACCTGGCACTCGGGGACGCTGCGCAGCGCGACCGAGCGACTGGACCGCATCGCGGCCATGGGCTTCGACGTCCTCTACCTCACGCCCATCTCCCCCATCGGCCTGACCAACCGCAAGGGCCGCAACAACACTCTGACGGCCCGTCCCGGCGACCCCGGCTCCCCCTACGGCATCGGTTCCCCCGACGGTGGTCACGACGCGATCCACCCCGACCTGGGCACCTTCGAGGACTTCGACGCCCTGGTGGCGCGCTCGCGCGAGCTGGGCATGGAGGTGGCCCTGGACCTGGCGCTCCAGTGCTCCCCGGACCACCCGTGGGTGACGGAGCACCCCGAGTGGTTCACGGTCCTGGCCGACGGCTCCATCGCCTACGCCGAGAACCCGCCCAAGAAGTACCAGGACATCTATCCGCTCAACTTCGACAACGACCCCGAGGGCATCTATCAGGCGATCCTGGAGGTCGTGCGTACCTGGATCGCGCACGGAGTGACGATCTTCCGGGTGGACAACCCCCACACCAAGCCTCTGCCCTTCTGGCAGCGGCTCATCGCCGAGATCCACGCCGAGTCCCGCGACGTGCTGTTCCTGGCCGAGGCCTTCACCCGCCCGGCCATGATGCGCACCCTGGGCATGATCGGCTTCCACCAGTCCTACACCTACTTCGCCTGGCGCAACACCAAGGAAGAGCTCATCGAGTACATGATGGAGCTCAGCAAGGACACCGCCCACCTGCTGCGTCCGGCCTTCTGGCCCACGACGCACGACATCCTCACCCCCTTCATGACCAACGGGAAGGTGCCGGCCTTCAAGCTGCGCGCCGTGCTGGCGGCCACGCTCTCACCGACCTGGGGCATCTACTCGGGCTACGAGCTGGCCGAGTCCACGCCGCGCCCGGGCTACGAGGAGCAGATCGACAACGAGAAGTACGAGTTCAAGCCGCGTGACTTCGCGGCCGCTCGCCGCAACGGCATCGAGGACCTCCTCACGCGCCTCAACGCCGCCCGGGCGGCCCACCCGGCGCTGCGCCAGCTGCGGGACATCTACTTCCACCCCACGAGCGATGACCAGATCATCGCCTACTCCAAGCGGGTGGACGCCTTCCACAACCCCACGGGCAAGGACGACGTCATCCTGACGGTGGTCAACCTCGACCCGCACGGAGCACGGGCAGGCGAGGTCTACCTCAACCTGGAGGCCCTGGGCCTGCCGGGCTGGGTCGATGCCTCGCGCCCAGTGGTCAAGGTGAGCGACGAGCTCACCGGCGCGAGCTACGAGTGGTCGGGGCAGAACTATGTGCGTCTCGACCCCTTCGCCGGGCAGGCCGCTCACGTCTTCTCCGTGGAGCCGCTGTGA
- the treS gene encoding maltose alpha-D-glucosyltransferase, translating into MPTGSKVPAAVPAGTFSQPAAGVPVTAPVAAQMTAIPTPSGGIPMPLAVAPPIPGVPALPAQARPGLSPDPEWFRTAVFYEALLRSFADSDGDGVGDLRGLISRLDYLAWLGVDCVWIPPFYPSPIRDGGYDISDYTAIDPRYGTMEDFRELVHQAHQRGIRIVIDMVVNHTSDAHPWFQASRSDPEGPYGDFYVWADDDSGYDDARIIFVDTEESNWAYDVERGQFYWHRFFSHQPDLNYRNPAVIEAIHDVIRFWARTGVDGFRLDAIPYLTESEGTSCENLPGTHEIIAGIREMLDREFPGTITLAEANQWPEDVVEYFGTEEAPECTMCFHFPVMPRIFYALRQGSAEAIRWVLEKTPDIPAHGQWGTFLRNHDELTLEMVTDAERDQMYAWYAPEERMRANIGIRRRLAPLLDASRAEVELAYALLLSLPGSPCLYYGDEIGMGENIWLEDRDAVRTPMQWDDSPNMGFSSVVDPGALTLPLIQAPGYAHLTVATEMARPDSLLHFTRRILHLRRAHPVLGRGSFLLRPTSDDAVLAHTRCDEAAVEGAETLLCVANLSSTPRSVTIEVPELAGKGTTDLFGGCAFPPVDDRGRLTLTLGARGYYWLSVDRTDPDDAPEGDHENHPTEEV; encoded by the coding sequence ATGCCCACCGGCAGCAAGGTTCCGGCCGCGGTGCCTGCCGGAACCTTCAGCCAGCCTGCGGCGGGCGTCCCCGTCACAGCCCCTGTGGCGGCTCAGATGACGGCGATCCCCACCCCTAGCGGCGGGATCCCCATGCCGCTGGCGGTGGCTCCGCCGATCCCCGGGGTGCCGGCCCTGCCGGCTCAGGCCCGCCCCGGCCTGAGCCCGGACCCCGAGTGGTTCCGCACTGCGGTCTTCTACGAGGCGCTGCTGCGCTCCTTCGCGGACTCCGACGGCGACGGCGTCGGGGACCTGCGCGGGCTCATCTCCCGGCTGGACTACCTGGCGTGGCTGGGCGTCGACTGCGTGTGGATCCCGCCCTTCTACCCCTCTCCCATCCGTGACGGCGGCTACGACATCTCCGACTACACGGCCATCGACCCGCGCTACGGGACGATGGAGGACTTCCGGGAGCTGGTCCACCAGGCCCACCAGCGCGGGATCCGCATCGTCATCGACATGGTCGTCAACCACACCTCGGACGCCCACCCGTGGTTCCAGGCCTCCCGCTCGGACCCCGAGGGTCCTTACGGGGACTTCTACGTGTGGGCCGACGACGACTCCGGCTACGACGACGCCCGCATCATCTTCGTGGACACCGAGGAGTCCAACTGGGCCTACGACGTCGAGCGCGGCCAGTTCTACTGGCACCGCTTCTTCTCCCACCAGCCCGATCTCAACTACCGCAACCCTGCGGTCATCGAGGCGATCCACGACGTCATCCGCTTCTGGGCGCGCACCGGGGTGGATGGCTTCCGTCTCGACGCCATCCCCTACCTGACCGAGTCGGAGGGCACCAGCTGCGAGAACCTGCCCGGCACCCACGAGATCATCGCTGGGATCCGCGAGATGCTCGACCGGGAGTTCCCCGGGACCATCACGCTGGCCGAGGCCAACCAGTGGCCCGAGGACGTCGTGGAGTACTTCGGCACCGAGGAGGCGCCAGAGTGCACCATGTGCTTCCACTTCCCGGTCATGCCGCGCATCTTCTACGCGTTGCGGCAGGGCTCGGCCGAGGCCATCCGCTGGGTGCTGGAGAAGACCCCCGACATTCCCGCTCACGGGCAGTGGGGGACCTTCCTGCGCAACCACGATGAGCTGACCCTGGAGATGGTCACCGACGCCGAGCGCGACCAGATGTACGCCTGGTACGCCCCCGAGGAGCGCATGCGCGCCAACATCGGGATCCGACGCCGACTGGCGCCGCTCCTGGACGCCTCACGCGCCGAGGTGGAGCTGGCCTACGCCCTGCTCCTGTCGCTGCCGGGCAGTCCCTGCCTCTACTACGGCGACGAGATCGGCATGGGTGAGAACATCTGGCTTGAGGACCGCGACGCCGTGCGCACCCCCATGCAGTGGGACGACTCCCCCAACATGGGTTTCTCCTCCGTGGTCGATCCCGGTGCGTTGACGCTTCCGCTCATCCAGGCCCCCGGCTACGCGCACCTGACGGTGGCCACCGAGATGGCCCGGCCGGACTCGCTGCTGCACTTCACTCGGCGGATCCTGCACCTGCGCCGCGCCCACCCCGTACTGGGGCGCGGGAGCTTCCTGCTGCGCCCCACCAGTGACGACGCCGTCCTGGCGCACACGCGTTGCGACGAGGCCGCGGTGGAGGGGGCCGAGACCCTCCTGTGCGTCGCCAACCTCTCCTCCACCCCCCGATCGGTGACGATCGAGGTTCCCGAGCTGGCGGGCAAGGGCACCACGGACCTGTTCGGGGGCTGCGCCTTCCCTCCCGTCGACGACCGCGGCCGCCTCACCCTGACGCTGGGTGCGCGCGGATACTACTGGCTGTCCGTCGACAGGACCGACCCCGACGACGCCCCTGAGGGCGATCACGAGAACCACCCGACCGAGGAAGTCTGA